Part of the Bacillota bacterium genome is shown below.
GGTCTCGGCCCTGACGCTGCAGGTGGCGATGAGCGTGGTGGTCGGGGTGGCGGTGCTGCGCCGCTCTTTCGCCCTTTGGCTGGCCGCCTTCGGGATCCACACCGGCGCGGACGCACTGGCCGGGGTTCTGCCCCTCTGGACGCGGAGCCTGCCGGTCACCGAGGCGGCGGTTTTCGCCGTGGCCGTGCTGGTGGGCGTATGGGCCGTCCGCCTGCTGCGGAGCGACGTCTGGCCGGCGGGGGAGACGGCCGCGGGTACGGGGCCGCGCTGAGGGAAGGAGGGAGGCGAGGAGACGACCGGCGTCCGTCGCTGCCGGCGACGCTTTCTCGCGCGGATGGAACCGCGGCGCGACAGGCAGCGTCCTGCCCTGTGGAGGTACAGGCAAACGCGATCCTGTCCGTGAGGGAGAACAAGGAGGCCCGAAGGATGGCTCGTTTCCACCGCTTCCTCCTCGTCCTCGTGGGCACGGTGATGCTCGGGCCGGGACTCCTGCTGGCAGGGTGCAGCCTGACAGGGGGTTCGCCCGCGGCGCCGCCCAGCGTCCCCGCGCCGCAGGGGCGATCGGCGCCGGGCGCCGCCGCAGGTCCCGGCCTGGGCCGCTTCGCGCCGGGCACCGACGTCCGCGTCACGGCGGGTGGAACCGCCTGGGCGCTCGAGCGCGACGGCAGGGGGGTGCACGTCTGGCGGCTGGAGCAGGGTTCCTGGCACGACGTCACGCCGAAGTCGCTCCGTTCGACCGCCGTCGTGCTCTACCCGCCCAGCCCGGTCGCCTGGTTCGCGGACGCCGACCACGCCTGGGTCGCTTTCTCGGTGCAGACCGCCGACTCCCAGGGCGTGCTCGACTACCGGAAGCTGCTGGCCCGCACCTCCGACGGCGGCTCCACGTGGACGGAACAGGCGCTCGACACCGGCGCGAACTACGACGTGCCCGTCTCGCTCTTCTTCGAGAACGCCAGGGCCGGGTTTCTGGTCACGACCTACAACACCGGGGGCGGCGACTCGCCCGAGGTCGAGAAGCTCTTTGCGACCGTCGACGGCGGAGCCAGCTGGAAGCTTGTCGCGGAGCGCAGGGGCTCGGCCGGCCCCTGAGGAGCTCGCGACCGCACCCGCTCGCGACCGTCACGATCCCGATCGGCAGTGGCCGCGCACGCACGGCACGGCATTGCGCGGTGTGGAAGGGGCGGCAGGGGTGGCTGCGGGGTTGCTGCGATGCGTGCACGGATTCCGGTGATGCGGACCGGTGCCTGGGTCGAAAGAGCATGACTTCCTGGGGATTCCGTGCGGATGGGTGCGCGGTGCAAGGGGATCGGCAACCAAGATGTCTTTACAGATAAGACGCCTTTCCCTTGGCTTGGCCAAGTTGCGGCCCGTGAAAGGCGACCAGCCGGAAGACGCGGCTGCGAGACCGCGACGGGACCCCGACAGGATGCGGCGCACCGGCGTCCGCCGGTCCGTCCCGGCGGGGCCCGGGCCCGTCTGCCCGCGCCTCCGTGGATGAAGAAGAGAGTCCTCCGGCCTTGCCGACCGGAGGAGCTCCGTCCCGCAGGGGGTCGCTCGAGGAAGGACGATCAGGCCCGGGTCCAGGTGACCTTCAGGTCGACGCCCGCAGCTCGCAGGAGGCTCGAGACCGGGCAGCGGTCCTCCACGCGCCGGCGCAGCTCTTCGAGCTGCTCGTCGGGGGCCGGAGTCCCGATGCGCACGCGGGCTTCGACGTGCTCGAAGTGGCGGCGCACGCCGGCGGCGCCCATCATGCCGCGCGGGTCGAGGTCGCCGCGGCTCTCGATCTCGAGGTTGTCGACCGTGAGGCCCAGCTCGCGGGCGATCCTGGTCACCATCACCGTCAGGCAGCCGTTGAGCGCCGCCAGCACCGCCTCCAAGGGGTTGGGCCCGGCGTCCTCCCCGCCCGCCTGAGCAGGCTCGTCGGTCAGGAAGCGGCCGAGGTTCCGCACCCTGTGCAGCGCCTTGGCGCCGCCCAGCCACCGGCTCGAAGCCGCCATCTCCACCTTGGCCTGCGCTCCCGCGGGAACGCCCCCGCCTGCTGCAACCGCCACGCACGGGCACCTCCCGATCAATATGGAGTAAACCAGTCGGAATAATCATAGACGCAGGGGCGGCCATGGACCAGAGCGAAGAGCCCGGGGCCGCCGGGCCCCCGGCTCTTCGCGGTCTTCGCGGTCCTCTGCGTCCCCCGGGCCGCCCGTGCGGGGGGCGTCGACCGCGGGAGGGTCAGCCCGCCGCCGGCTCGCCCGCCGGGATGCCCAGCTGCGCCCGGAGCGCCGCCTTGTGGATCTTGCCCGCGCTGGTGACGGGCAGCTCGGGGACGACGACCACGCGGTCCGGGATCCAGAAGCGCGCGATCTCCCCCGCCTCGACCGCGGCGCGGAGGAAGTCGAGGAGCTCCCCTTCGTCGAACGCTGCGGGCGCTGCGGACGCCCCGGGCGCTGAGGACGCCCCGGGCGCTGCGGACGCCCCGGGCGC
Proteins encoded:
- a CDS encoding OsmC family protein — translated: MAVAAGGGVPAGAQAKVEMAASSRWLGGAKALHRVRNLGRFLTDEPAQAGGEDAGPNPLEAVLAALNGCLTVMVTRIARELGLTVDNLEIESRGDLDPRGMMGAAGVRRHFEHVEARVRIGTPAPDEQLEELRRRVEDRCPVSSLLRAAGVDLKVTWTRA